The following DNA comes from Flavobacterium sp. N3904.
GTGCTGATCTAGTGCTAGTTTTAGTGCTTTTTTGGCCAATCCAGGCTTGCCCATATCGAGATAATGAAGAATAATTTCTTCAAATTCTTCGGAGTCAAAAAAGAGTACTTTGTTGGTTTTCAACATAGACTCAAATTTGGATAGGGATAAGTTATACTCTTCTTCTTCGTTGCTTAATTGCATACTGTGTGTTTTAAATTATCCTATATTAAAATTAGGAAAACGTATTGTTGTTGTGAGGAAGAATTTTATTTGTTGTGAACAATTTAATTAACAAGTTTTTCAATGCCAATTCTAGTTTTCTAAACCAATATTCTAAAATTTATTTTCTATTTTCTAAAAATAAAAGCTGCAATCTTATATGATTATCTCGTTCATTACTTCAAGAATTATGGCGCATCCTTCTCGAATTTCATCTTCTGATATGGTGAGCGGCGGCGTAATTCTGATTGCGCAACCTTCAAAAAGTAGCCAAAATAAAATTAGTCCTCTGTCTTGACATTTTAAAATTACTTCATTTGTGATCTCAGCACTTTTTGTCATTGCTGCGAGCATTAATCCTTTGCCTCGAATTTCTTGTATCAAAGGATGTACCAAAAGTGTTCTAAAGAGTTTTTCTTTCTCTAAAGCATCCGACATTAGCGTGGTCTCGGTTAATTCTTTCAAAGTAGCCAAACAAGCTGACGCAATGACAGGGTGTCCCCCAAAGGTGGTGATGTGTCCTAATTTTGGATTTTCGCTCAATAAATCCATCATTGCAGTTGACGCAGTGAATGCTCCTACTGGCATTCCGCCTCCCATTCCTTTTCCCATAACAACAATATCAGGAACGATATCATAGTTTTGGAAACCAAATAATTTTCCAGTTCTACCAAATCCCGGCTGAATTTCGTCGAGTATCATTATGGCTCCAACTTCGGTACAACGTGCTCTGACTTTTTTTAGGAAATCATTATGGGGCTCGATAAAACCAGCTCCTCCCTGAATAGTTTCAAGGATAATCCCGGCAGTTTTGGTGGTTATTTTTTGTAAATCGGCTTCATTATTGAAAGTGATAAAATCTACATCTGGTAGTAATGGTCGAAAGGCTTGTTTGCGTTCCTCAAATCCCATAACACTCATAGAGCCCATAGTATTGCCATGATAAGCATTGTGACAAGAAATCAACTGACTTCTTCCTGTTGTTCTTCTGGCTAGTTTTAAAGCACCTTCTATGGCTTCGGTACCCGAATTGACCAAATAGGTTTTGTCTAAAGGAGCGGGCAGG
Coding sequences within:
- a CDS encoding aspartate aminotransferase family protein, coding for MNPDFLKYQAQTSPYPLGMEVSHAIGSYIYDTNNKKYLDFVAGVSACTLGHQNKRVNDAIKNQLDKYSHVMVYGEYSQSPAVEYCKLMASLLPAPLDKTYLVNSGTEAIEGALKLARRTTGRSQLISCHNAYHGNTMGSMSVMGFEERKQAFRPLLPDVDFITFNNEADLQKITTKTAGIILETIQGGAGFIEPHNDFLKKVRARCTEVGAIMILDEIQPGFGRTGKLFGFQNYDIVPDIVVMGKGMGGGMPVGAFTASTAMMDLLSENPKLGHITTFGGHPVIASACLATLKELTETTLMSDALEKEKLFRTLLVHPLIQEIRGKGLMLAAMTKSAEITNEVILKCQDRGLILFWLLFEGCAIRITPPLTISEDEIREGCAIILEVMNEIII